The Dioscorea cayenensis subsp. rotundata cultivar TDr96_F1 chromosome 8, TDr96_F1_v2_PseudoChromosome.rev07_lg8_w22 25.fasta, whole genome shotgun sequence genome segment TTGTATGAGTTATTGTGAGTTCTTAAatcaatgtatttttttgttttattcatttacTTCTTTCTTCATAAAGCTGTTGAAATGACATTTGATAAACCATGAAATTTTCTTCTATGTTGTttgtttacaaaaaaatttataccacAGAGGATAAAAATAGGAGCTGAATAACCGAAAACaatttttcttgagaaaaacaGTGTTAAcagaattttatataattttaatataatatcatatcatattaaataaataagtaataaaataaaatcaatctaaaaaatTTCAGTAATTAGATCTAATCCATCCcatttttggaaacaaaatcaGTTATTATGATTATTCAGTTTTCGACGAGTGCACTAAAGTGCTtgaaaaattgatataaaaacctaattatatatacatatataaataaaatacaatcaGTAATTATAAAAGGCATTATTTGAAATGGAGCCATTTCTATATGTTTTGAAGTATCGCCACGTGTCTCTTGCTTGCCCTGAGCTTATACTTTTAATCCAACAATTGGCTTTGAAAAACTATAGCATTCCTGCTCGTCTTCTCCGGTTCCCTGTACCTATCCCCCAATAAGAAAGGTTTCCCTGTAACTTTTCAATGCCAATTGCCAAGTTAATTTCTGATTTGCAATAAATTTGTCTTCTGATCTTGCCGGCAGGTTAAAGGCATCTGAAAAATCATAAAACTATCTTATTCTTcacaaaattaaaagtaaaaaataaccATCCTTTGGCTAGATTTGGTTTGGGTTGTAAGGCTGCTTTTCTTTTCCAACTAAACAGCTGgattatttgagatatttatctCAAATATGTGTTTCTTACTTGAAGTTCTAAAAGAACAACGTTTTCAAGAAAGCATGACAAGTTATTGACCACAGTTGGATATAGCAAAGGCTAGATTTGGAAGCAGAAGAGaaataaaagttaaaagataaaaaattgcTAAGCCACCCCCTTATGAAAAACAAACTGTGAAAAGCCAGTTACACCTCTATAAGAAACAACATATTTTTGCACAGGTTTCATTGGCAATTACCTATTTTTGCTAGATATAcaaggcaaaaaaaataaatatatatatatatatatataaagatggcTAGAAAGAAATGGCAATTGTTAATTTGTATGAGACAATAATGCCAGTCCAAGTTCTGAATTGAAAAAAAGCTGGAAGGTTCATATCTAAATGGCATGCATATGGgtgaaaataaatgatattagaAAATAGATAACAGGAAAGGGTGACTCATTATTGAGTTAGTTGTACTAAAACATGAAAagaattacaaaatttaaattaaaaaaaaagataaaaagaaagtaaACGATGGGATTTAAGATCCACAAGAGAGAAGGTTGAGTGAAGCATACTTCGTAATCAACACCTGTCGTTCATCTTTTCCTTGTCTTCTTGGCAGTGGCTTTCTTCTTCACTGATGTTTTCCCTTTGGCCCGTTTAGAAGCAGCACCACTTTCCTGTCAAAAGCATGATTAACATCAGCAATGAGTGTGAACCATTAAAAAACTGAGAATATATTGGAATTCAgagcattaaattataattcacTGATATCTACTTCAGAAAGTCGTATACTGAAGCAATGCTACAAAAATATAGTGATTGGAACGGctccaaaaaaaacaaagccaCATAAATTAATGGATTTCAACTTCAATACATTCAATAATCTGGAtgcaaaaaaatctccaaaCACTGTAAGTTCAAACAGTAATGCTATATATCACAAATAGATTTCATGAAATTTGACACGAATGCTAACCCCGGTTTTGGGGTTAGCATTCCCAGCTCCGGGATTAGCAACCCCATATCTGGGATTAGCATTTATGACAAATTTCATGAAATCTATTCGTGATGTATAGCATTGTTGTTCTAATAGGAATTTGTTAACTACAAACTACTTCATTCTAGTTAATATAATTCTAATTATATCTGGCAATTGgaccaaaacaaaaaatggggaaaaaaatcaatactaaGATCGGTTGTCTACTGGGGGGCCTAGTTCTGATTTATGAGGAAAAACATCCATTTTACAGCGAAAGGAAAGCCATTGGTGCTGGATTGTGGGCCAGCTCACTAGTGCACGACCTGGATATAGGTCATCCTGTGCTGGCCCGGTCCATTTTTCTTCCtatgctttttaaaaaaatgaaaaaaaaaacaagattaaaattaTTCTGTATTTTTTAGTatcatatatgaaaaattttaaaactcatatTACAAAGTTAaaacgtgtatatatataaaataacaaaataaaaagaacaaacagaGGCCATATAGCTGGCAGTTGGCATGTAACAGCCAGGCAGCACGTAGTGCGCCTCGGCCAACCACGCATCCTGTGAGACGGCGCCTGGCGGGCCAGCCCCCCAGGCCTCCTATGCCGGCCTGCAGGCCCCAAAAAACAGCTCTGGTTTTCATAATACCAGCTGAAGTGAAATGCTAAGATTCAGAGGGTAATATCAAAGACATAAAAAAAGTAGCATTAGAAGTGAAGGACTTGCAAGAAGTGCACTAACAAATCTACAAAACCAAAGAGCAGATAACTAGGAAGACCcacatatgtaaaaatatatagaaacatTGAAAGTAAAAGCACTCACCCTCCTGTAATGCCTATAAGCAATTTGGCCGGTTAGTTCTTGTCCGTTTTTAGTGACATAAAcctgaaacaaaacaaaagaacacaaacataGACTACAATGAGCTCTGAAAGGACGGGAAATGAATATAATAAGCCGAATCATGCATTTAACTAAATtatcaaacaacaaaactatttggACGCATCATGTTGGCATGAGCAACAGTTCTAAGGTACAGTGACAAGTCCTTTTCAGATGAAGAAAAGTAAACTCtcgaaaaaattaaagatgtaAACCTCAAACATTACCTTTTTTCCATCCTGACCAGTAAACCAATGGCCACATTGTTGGCCTTCTGCTCGAACTCGCCTCTTACCAGCATCTCTTGGCAGGGCGGCATTATTTCTGGGGTTTACCCAGTCACCAGCAGCAGGAGATGCCTCTTCTACACGagaattatttggttttcttctctttgcttTTGAGCCAGCTTCAGAAGGCCCCTCATGGTTGACACAGGTCTGAGAAAGGCCACTCTTTTGGCCAAACTGGCCCCTAGAAAAGGATAATGATACTTTAAGAATATGCAAATTCACAAGGgaaaaatcaaatatcaaaaGGAAGGTAGATATTTACATGTAATCAAGATTTTCTGCTCCAAACTGTTGATTTCCTCTGTCATCTCCAGCACAAAGAGGAACAAAGTGAGGTAAACGTTCCCTGACTAATTTCTGAATCCTCACATCAGCATGGAAGAAATAGTGATAAGCAGGAGGTTGTGCGTGAGACTGGTCCCAATTCTGTTCTGATGTTCTGCTGATGCTTTTCTGACAATGGCCTTCAAAATAGTCGTGGTGAGTTTTTCTAGAATTGCTTGCACCTGCACTGCCATCCTTTTGTCGGCCAGAACATGGCTCCTTCTGTGAACGAAAATATTCTTCACAAAACTCATCTAGAGCAGGAGTTGCAATCTCAACATTCTGCTTTAATCTGAAATCCTTCCAGAAGCCTTCTTTTTGTGTGTTCTTTGCAGAAAACAatgcctttttcttttcctttccgGCATTGGATTGGGTGGAACAATGTCCTTTAGCTTGTTTAAAGGTGTCAAATTCTTCGTATTCACTAGAAGGATCATCTGAATCAGAGTCCACTAGCTGGATTTTTCTAACAGGGCTAATAGTTAGATTTGCtgaaaatttctttcttttgcttgCCTCCAAGTTTGTCAAGGTTGAAGCATTAGAAGCAGATGAGACTATTGGAGTCTTTAACTTGTTTGTTGAACGGCTAGACAGGACTCTATGCAGAGAAAGCTTAGAAGTGTGAAATGCATCGCCtgcaaaaagaaagaatgacaCTCCTAAAAACTCTGGGTATATGGACAATATCTTATGGCTAAAATTATGCTAATGAACCATACCCCTGCCCACAATTGACACGATGAGTTGCTTCAAAAGCAATGATGTTCAACAGCTGACAAACACCATATAATTCAGGTATATTGACGGTTGATGTTGCCAAAATAAAATGCCGCCGGAATCTCAAATATCAGATTAAAGCATTGGTAGGATCAATCATCAGCAAGtataaaaaccaacaaaaatcagATAATTAACGCtgataaattttgataaatcagAATTTTCATCAAGTGCAGAACGTGAGAAATCAAATTCAGTGTAGGAAATACTTATTTCAACATTagttttataaaacttttgGTACCAGATTATTCACAATACAAATAGTTTCTtctaattgaatttatttggtCTTTCAATATTCTTCCAAATTAATGCACAAGAAAAACCTCAAACACTGATTTGACATTTGAAGCGATGATAgcttttcaattttcaataacATCCCAATGTTATCGTCACTAATATCTCTTACAAGACAATCGGTCAGGGAATTAATCATCAAAATAGTTTCCACTGGACATTCATTGATATCCCAAAACATTAAGCCAAAAATAACCATTCAAACGCTTACTAAAAATCAATAAAGATTAAATAGACAAGGCAAATCaacaattgaaataattaaaaacaacaaataaaacctAAAGTTCATCCATTCATGCACTCTATGCAGTGAAAAGCACCTTGCAAGATAAACTaggcgaaaaaaaaaaaatttggcttGCACTCACCCTGACGTAGCTGACGCTCCTCTTGAGACGAGAAACTCCTCGATTTCATCATCGAGACTGGGAAAAAACTCATCTCTCTGACCCCCTTCAACCTGAGCAGCTTGCGAAGGAGGTTGACAAGGCCCTCGCCGCAAGCGCTTGAGCGCTCGAGGAGGAGGCAACTGGTCATCATCGGAATCaggaactagggttttgagctcAGGGATCATGCCCTTCATCGATTTCACCATGAGAAGGCTTGCTCGCATCCGCATTCTCCGCTGCTCGTTCTTCTTCGTCTTCAGTTGGGAGATCGGCGATGTCGGGATCAAGATCAAGGCCGAGAGAGAAGGAGGGAGCTGAGAAATCCGCCATCTTTCCTTCAATTCCCCCAAAGTTGAGAGATTTGGTAGGGATTTCAAGAATTCGGCGGAGCTTTGAAATTCGGGATTTGGGGAAAATTTTCAGGGCAACGAGAAATTTTCGTGATTTAGCGCCAAAATTAAGAtcagtgataaaaaaaattttggcgGGCTCTGGATCAATTTTGCGGATTTTGAACTCGTTTGGAGAAAATCCGAAACCCGTTATTTGTTCGGGTTTGGATGCTTATCATATCGGATTCGGGTTGGTACCCGCAATGAAAATCCACTATACTTTTTtcatttagtttataaaaatcaaggatTATTTAATTAAGGGAAAAGGATAATTATTAACTTTACTTGTTGTtctatttttacaattttatacAAATCCGCTAATATGCTACTTTCCTGGCTTTCAACAGATTCTGAGTCACATCAACAGGAAATCTCCGAGGCCTCGCAGAGGATCAAGCGCTCCCTCAACTTCTTGAACACTAGACCTTCAGATTTTATTGGCGATTCGGCGAACACTGGTGATCCAGAGTAGTTCCCTTCTTCCTGTAGCTGGGCAAGCATGTGTCTCCTGATGGTAGCTTTCACCTGTCCAGCTTACTTTCTTTTAGCTTCTATTTCCACGCTGTTGTTCTATACCGTCTCTATTTTactcatctctggtgaggatttctggcagttcttctctttttagtTCTTTATTTGCTGTCTTTTCCCCTTTTGTGTTTCCATGTACTCCTTCTTTTgcaataaatcagtggtttatccacttttatcaaaaaaaaaatataattattattttttcctttttaaaaaaaaaattatctgaaAGTATTGAACTTTATAAGTGAGAAcgtattatttttcatataaatgatGATGTTTCATTAGTGAAACAAACACTTAAAAATTCCTATAATTAAACTATGAAATGCTAATtaggttattaaaaaaaaataaactttcaaatttttcttctgATTTAAAACCAAATGCATCAACCATGGAAAACCTTGCATCATTTCCTTCACATATGTTGAATAAGCATTGGTAAATATCTTCAATTgaataatatgaataattacACCATTTTTTACTTACAAATAAATCACCATTTCAGTTGGAATCACCATATTCATctttttacaaatattaatatatacattaataattttttttaaataaacatggTAAACCACGTCAGACATGCATAAACATGCATTTGcgtcatattttttcttttactaattTAGTTTtcgtaatatatataatttatttatatacatatggatgtatataaataatcaatacttatttcaaaaataataataataatcaatacaatttttaaataaaaaaaaaattctccaagtTTTCTACTCTccttatatatttatctttatttatttttttctcgcaTTGACTTATTTGCATGGAAAAATGAAACCTTTGATAGTTTTATATTATAAActcaataaatattaataaattagtttggttttaataaaaatatctaacttaataaataaataaataaataaataaaccactccATGGTTGAACTCCATTGCAATTCTAAATCCACACATTTCCAATAAAGCATTAACTAAATTAAGGTAATGCTACGCCATCCTCATTGTTTCTGTAAATTTTCTAATACCATTGACCTTAAAAAGAGAGCAAGCCAGCCAATTCACATGGGTACCAATGCCTTTTTAAGTCGGCATTGATATATAaccatttaattaataaaaaaatttgcttTCATACCTTATAAGTTTATAAAATAcccaaataatatttatttttacagcCTTATAGCATAATTTCTATTTTCCTGCTcctgtatatttatttttttattaaaataaataaaatacaaattttattgaaaaaaaatggagtgGACTGCCACACCGGTGGTGTTGCATCCTTCTTTTCTTACTTTCCTTTGCTTTTTATTCATGTTCTGTTTATTTGTCCGTGTTGGATGTTGCTGTTTTctgtctttatttttaataaatttgtgatttatttatttttataaaaaaaaaaaaatagaaaaacaaacaactGTATGAAAAGAagtatgtctatatatatatatatagtgggaATTTAAAGTTACTGAAAATGGTCCACTAGTGATCAAAGTGGGAGAAGATAATGGAAATCCTTCCCATTATATCTCAACCTCCCTCCAAACACAATTGCTAGTGCTTCTGGTCTCCTTCCAAACCAATCACTCTTTGCTCATGAGCAGTTTCTTTCCTAGAGTTAAAGAATTGGAGTCGTTAGAGATATTTATACAAAAATCAGGATGCAATAATATAATGATTAATTTACTCACTTTTAGTATCCACCTCTAATAAAAATCAGTAGCCCAAAACACAGTTTAAAGTTTATGGGGTTGTCGATCTAGAGTGTGATCCTAGTGGCAGACACACGATCTCTGGGTGGTGAATTCGAATGAGTAATCACTGATGCCTCCAAAGAGGACAAACTTcttgacctttttttttaataataaatttttgattcataatttttttaattttttttcatctgtTTATTCCTATATGTTTCAATATTTGATCTATTCACCATTAATAGATTGATTCGTTCTTTTAGTATCTGTTTCCTGTGTTGTTCATCTGTTATTTTTAGATTCATTCTTTTAGTATCTATTTCTGTTCTGTCTATTTTTAGCTCGGTATGTATGTTATTAAcaaattgtggtttatttagttaaaaaaaaaaacaaaataataagataaaatattgttaaaatcaTCAAGGTAGTCTTCACCATCTCCTTAATTCATCATTGATATTTCTCATGAAAAAAAGTACATACACTTGTTTAAAATACATGCATATGAACAAGTATACGTACATATACTAATCTAGTAAATACGTGGACAAATTAATAACAGCTAGCTTCAGAGTAAAAGCACAAgctgttcatcatcatcatcatcatcttcacctaaaccctaaaaggctatatatgtatatacaagaccatatatatattaagagcaCAACTCATCCACCATCTCTGGTATGGTCTGCAAGGCTGGCCTCCATTGCCGACCTCTTCGCCGGGGACTGACACCGACATCACCGGAGCTCATAAGTGATAGAACTTGTTGCACTGGCATGTCAGCCTTACTTAGCAACTCAGCCAACTGCTTCTTTGTAATCCTCATCTTCACCACCTTCACATCCATTAGctttcccttcttctccttc includes the following:
- the LOC120266626 gene encoding uncharacterized protein LOC120266626, with translation MMTSCLLLERSSACGEGLVNLLRKLLRLKGVREMSFFPVSMMKSRSFSSQEERQLRQGDAFHTSKLSLHRVLSSRSTNKLKTPIVSSASNASTLTNLEASKRKKFSANLTISPVRKIQLVDSDSDDPSSEYEEFDTFKQAKGHCSTQSNAGKEKKKALFSAKNTQKEGFWKDFRLKQNVEIATPALDEFCEEYFRSQKEPCSGRQKDGSAGASNSRKTHHDYFEGHCQKSISRTSEQNWDQSHAQPPAYHYFFHADVRIQKLVRERLPHFVPLCAGDDRGNQQFGAENLDYMGQFGQKSGLSQTCVNHEGPSEAGSKAKRRKPNNSRVEEASPAAGDWVNPRNNAALPRDAGKRRVRAEGQQCGHWFTGQDGKKVYVTKNGQELTGQIAYRHYRRESGAASKRAKGKTSVKKKATAKKTRKR
- the LOC120267881 gene encoding uncharacterized protein LOC120267881 encodes the protein MGNCMKSKGISKQEDEEWEIESMEEMKEKKGKLMDVKVVKMRITKKQLAELLSKADMPVQQVLSLMSSGDVGVSPRRRGRQWRPALQTIPEMVDELCS